A region from the Ciconia boyciana chromosome 1, ASM3463844v1, whole genome shotgun sequence genome encodes:
- the TMEM39A gene encoding transmembrane protein 39A, whose translation MPGGRRGPSRQQLSRSALPSLQTLVGGSCGNGTGLRNRNGSAISLSAPPITALITPEPVRHCRIPELPLDGSLLFEFLFFIYLLVALFIQYINIYKTVWWYPYNHPASCTSLNFHLIDYHLAAFITVMLARRLVWALISEASQVGATSVIHYMVRLVLLTLCGWVLCWTLVNLFRSHSVLNLLFLGYPFGVYVPLCCFHQDSRAQPLPADCGYLVQDQMVDDGASAVSSLVKPKDFLSLLWESLREQFNNPTSIPTHSCPLSPDLIRNEVECLKADFNRRIKEVLFNSLFSAYYVAFLPLCFVKSTQYYDMRWSCEHLIMVWINAFVMLTTQLLPPKYCDLLHRSAAHLGKWQKLEHGSYSNAPQHIWSENTIWPQGVLVRRSRCLYKAVGPYNVAVPSDVSHARFYFLFHRPLRLLNLLILIEGSVVCYQLYSLLRSEKWNHTLSMALILFCNYYVLFKLLRDRIVLGRAYSYPLNNYGLKAH comes from the exons GAATGGTAGTGCCATCAGCCTCTCTGCGCCTCCGATCACAGCGCTGATTACTCCAGAGCCTGTACGTCACTGCCGGATCCCTGAACTGCCATTGGATGGGAGCCTTCTCTTTGAATTCCTGTTCTTCATCTACCTACTGGTAGCCCTCTTCATTCAGTACATCAACATCTACAAGACTGTCTGGTGGTACCCATACAATCACCCTGCTTCCTGCACCTCACTG aaTTTTCACCTCATTGACTACCACCTGGCGGCGTTCATCACAGTGATGCTGGCGCGGAGGCTGGTGTGGGCCCTCATCTCTGAG GCCTCTCAGGTGGGTGCGACATCAGTGATTCACTACATGGTGCGCCTGGTGCTGCTCACCCTCTGTGGATGGGTGCTCTGCTGGACTTTGGTCAACCTCTTCCGCAGCCATTCTGTTCTCAACCTTCTCTTCCTGGGCTACCC GTTTGGTGTCTATGTTCCTCTGTGCTGCTTCCACCAGgacagcagagcacagccccTACCTGCGGACTGTGGTTACTTGGTACAGGACCAGATGGTGGATGATGGGGCTTCAGCTGTCAGCAGCCTGGTCAAACCCAAAGATTTCCTCTCGCTTCTGTGGGAATCCCTGAGAGAACAGTTCAATAATCCTACATCTATCCCTACCCACAGCTGCCCCCTTTCCCCAGATCTCATCCGCAATGAGGTGGAGTGCCTAAAAGCAGATTTCAACCGCAGGATCAAGGAAGTTCTCTTCAACTCTCTCTTCAGTGCCTACTATGTGGCATTCCTGCCACTGTGTTTTGTGAAG AGCACCCAGTACTACGACATGCGCTGGTCCTGTGAGCACCTCATCATGGTGTGGATCAATGCCTTTGTCATGCTCACCactcagctgctgcctcccaagTACTGTGACCTGCTCCACAGATCAGCTGCCCACCTTGGCAAGTGGCAGAAACTAGAACACGGTTCCTACAGCAATGCTCCACAGCATAT CTGGTCAGAAAACACAATATGGCCACAAGGAGTTCTGGTGCGACGTAGCCGATGCCTGTATAAAGCAGTTGGGCCTTACAACGTAGCAGTGCCTTCAGATGTGTCCCATGCCCGCTTTTAT TTCCTTTTTCACCGTCCATTACGGCTGCTCAACCTGCTGATTCTCATCGAAGGCAGTGTGGTCTGCTACCAGCTCTACTCACTGCTGCGCTCAGAAAAGTGGAACCATACCCTCTCCATGGCCCTTATCCTTTTCTGCAATTACTATGTCTTATTTAAGCTCCTCCGGGACCGGATAGTATTAGGCAGGGCATACTCCTACCCACTTAACAACTATGGACTCAAGGCACACTAG